One window of Mesorhizobium sp. PAMC28654 genomic DNA carries:
- a CDS encoding DUF1428 domain-containing protein, whose protein sequence is MSYVDGFVLAVPKANIDDYKRLARMAGAVWMEHGALAYVECVGDDVPYGEVTSFPRAVQAREDELVVFSWVVYESRESRDAVMGKVMADMRLKPDWATMPFDGKRMIFGGFKPFMEL, encoded by the coding sequence ATGTCCTATGTCGATGGCTTCGTGCTTGCCGTGCCCAAGGCAAATATCGATGATTACAAGAGGCTGGCGAGGATGGCCGGTGCGGTATGGATGGAGCATGGCGCGCTCGCCTATGTCGAATGCGTCGGCGACGACGTCCCCTATGGCGAGGTCACCTCGTTCCCGCGCGCCGTTCAGGCCAGGGAAGACGAGCTCGTCGTCTTCTCATGGGTTGTCTATGAATCGCGCGAGAGCCGCGATGCGGTGATGGGCAAGGTTATGGCCGACATGCGCCTCAAGCCCGACTGGGCGACCATGCCGTTCGACGGCAAGCGCATGATCTTCGGCGGCTTCAAGCCGTTCATGGAGTTGTAG
- a CDS encoding dihydrofolate reductase family protein yields the protein MRKLIVFNSISLNGYFTDGHGAMDWAHSQDPEWNAFVADNAKGGGMLVLGRLTYDLMIQFWPTPMAAQIAPVVAERMNAMPKIVFSRTLDTASWNNTELVKSGPAAKLRELKQQPGNHMTILGSGNLVAQLAEEDLIDEYQFVIVPAPAGRCSKASATGST from the coding sequence ATGCGCAAGCTGATCGTATTCAACAGCATATCGCTCAACGGCTATTTCACCGATGGACACGGCGCCATGGACTGGGCGCACAGCCAGGATCCGGAATGGAACGCTTTCGTCGCCGACAATGCCAAGGGCGGTGGCATGCTGGTGTTGGGCCGCCTTACCTACGACCTGATGATCCAGTTCTGGCCGACGCCGATGGCCGCCCAGATCGCACCGGTGGTGGCCGAACGCATGAACGCCATGCCGAAGATCGTGTTTTCCCGCACGCTCGACACGGCAAGTTGGAACAACACCGAGTTGGTCAAAAGCGGACCGGCCGCGAAGCTGCGCGAACTGAAGCAGCAACCGGGCAATCACATGACAATCCTGGGAAGCGGCAATCTCGTCGCTCAGTTGGCCGAGGAGGACTTGATCGACGAATACCAGTTCGTCATCGTCCCGGCGCCGGCAGGACGATGTTCGAAGGCATCGGCAACCGGCTCGACGTGA